In Amycolatopsis endophytica, the following are encoded in one genomic region:
- a CDS encoding helix-turn-helix transcriptional regulator, protein MPTTYSSELGAYLRARRAAVDPEGVGLPRGRRRVAGLRREEVATLASVSVDYYTRLEQGRENHPSPSLLSALGRVLRLSPDEQLHLHRLAGVDPTGAAAPTSRTIPVALRRLLDQWPVNPAFIFNDVQDILAANALGVALHAGFEHTDNFARMVFLDRQGPRFFVEWEKVAAGTVATLRQTWGRPAARGRVQPVIDELRTHSDEFARLWSSHVVAGKSHETKSLDHPAVGSLELDYHAFEVAGVSGQYLLVCQAEAGSHAEQALRLLGSIAASSRQRPGQARGDLPGE, encoded by the coding sequence ATGCCCACGACCTACTCCAGCGAGCTGGGAGCTTACCTGCGCGCTCGGCGTGCCGCGGTCGATCCCGAGGGCGTCGGTCTTCCCCGTGGCAGGCGACGCGTCGCCGGGCTACGTCGTGAGGAGGTCGCGACGCTGGCGAGCGTGAGCGTGGACTACTACACCCGGCTCGAGCAGGGGCGTGAGAACCACCCTTCGCCGTCGTTGCTGAGCGCGCTCGGCCGGGTCCTTCGCCTCAGTCCGGACGAGCAGCTGCACCTGCATCGGCTCGCGGGTGTCGATCCCACGGGCGCTGCCGCGCCGACGAGCAGGACGATTCCCGTGGCGTTACGCCGATTGCTCGACCAGTGGCCGGTGAATCCCGCGTTCATTTTCAACGACGTTCAGGACATCCTCGCCGCGAACGCCCTCGGCGTGGCGTTGCATGCGGGATTCGAGCACACCGACAACTTCGCCAGGATGGTGTTTCTCGACCGTCAGGGGCCTCGATTCTTCGTGGAATGGGAGAAGGTCGCCGCCGGCACGGTCGCGACGCTGCGACAGACATGGGGGCGGCCGGCGGCACGAGGACGGGTCCAGCCGGTGATCGACGAGCTGCGGACGCACAGCGACGAGTTCGCACGGTTGTGGAGTTCGCATGTCGTGGCCGGCAAGTCGCACGAGACGAAGAGCCTCGACCATCCCGCGGTCGGTTCGCTCGAGCTGGACTATCACGCCTTCGAGGTGGCCGGGGTCAGCGGCCAGTACCTCCTCGTGTGCCAGGCCGAGGCCGGCAGCCACGCCGAACAGGCCCTGCGGCTGCTCGGCAGCATCGCCGCCTCGTCCCGACAACGGCCGGGACAGGCCCGCGGGGACCTGCCCGGCGAGTAG